The following proteins are co-located in the Helicobacter pylori genome:
- a CDS encoding SLC13 family permease, with product MENHSHTNTHTDTRTDDKSTKIVRLLGLIGGVLIALIVYYALNAQLPHIVEAIPKLSSLNYKAMPVVAGVAVLMGIWWMTEAIDLPATALLPLVLFSVFSVDQFSSVSSSYASPIIFLFMGGFILALSMQKWNLHTRIALSIILLVGTSPRRLILGFMIATGFLSMWVSNTATAVMMLPIGMSVLQLVAKLVGKENASNSWHQKEEITKAHGGIMGNIVHKGKDITQVIQEKTIIYRTNFSICLMLGIAYAASIGSLGTLIGTPPNALLAGYMKTAFNIEIDFARWMVFGTPLAFIMLILSWLLLTYVIFPLKIKEIPGGKEVIRAELKKLGRLSWAEISVGVIFILASLGWIFLDTILKSWGVKIDKIDSVIAMGVSALLFILPANHQGDRLIDWGVAKKLPWDVLLLFGGGLALSAQFSKTGLSLWIGHLVSGFSHLPILFIIFMVTLMVIFLTEITSNTATAAAFLPVIGGVAMGMGYENHQSLLLTIPVALSATCAFMLPVATPPNAIAYGSGYVKITDMIKAGLWLNLVGVVLISAFSYFLVSLVFN from the coding sequence TACGCATACAGATACGCGCACCGATGATAAAAGCACTAAGATCGTGCGCTTGTTAGGGTTAATAGGAGGGGTGTTAATCGCGCTTATTGTCTATTACGCTTTAAACGCTCAACTGCCTCATATTGTAGAAGCAATCCCCAAGCTCAGTTCTTTAAATTATAAGGCGATGCCTGTTGTGGCTGGGGTGGCTGTTTTAATGGGGATATGGTGGATGACTGAAGCCATTGACCTGCCCGCAACCGCGCTTTTACCTTTAGTGCTTTTTAGCGTCTTTAGCGTGGATCAATTCTCTAGCGTTAGCTCTTCTTACGCATCGCCGATTATCTTTCTTTTCATGGGAGGGTTTATTTTAGCTTTAAGCATGCAAAAATGGAACTTGCACACACGTATCGCTTTAAGCATTATTTTATTAGTAGGCACAAGCCCTAGGAGGTTGATTTTAGGTTTCATGATAGCTACAGGCTTTCTGTCTATGTGGGTGAGCAATACCGCAACGGCGGTGATGATGCTCCCTATTGGCATGAGCGTTTTGCAATTAGTCGCTAAACTTGTGGGCAAAGAAAACGCCTCTAATTCATGGCATCAAAAAGAAGAAATCACCAAAGCGCATGGGGGCATTATGGGCAATATCGTGCATAAGGGCAAAGACATTACCCAAGTCATTCAAGAAAAGACCATCATTTATCGCACGAATTTTAGTATTTGCTTGATGCTTGGCATCGCTTATGCGGCTTCTATTGGCTCTTTAGGCACTCTTATTGGCACGCCGCCTAACGCTTTATTAGCCGGCTATATGAAAACCGCTTTCAATATTGAAATTGATTTCGCCCGGTGGATGGTGTTTGGGACGCCGTTAGCCTTCATCATGCTCATTTTATCGTGGCTCTTGCTCACTTATGTGATTTTCCCTTTAAAGATTAAAGAAATCCCAGGGGGTAAGGAAGTCATTAGGGCAGAGTTAAAAAAATTAGGCCGTTTGAGTTGGGCGGAAATCTCTGTGGGCGTTATTTTTATTTTAGCGTCTTTAGGGTGGATTTTTTTAGATACGATTTTAAAATCTTGGGGTGTTAAGATAGATAAAATTGATTCAGTGATTGCGATGGGGGTTTCTGCGCTTTTATTCATTTTGCCCGCTAATCATCAGGGCGATAGGCTCATTGATTGGGGTGTTGCTAAAAAACTCCCTTGGGATGTGTTGCTTTTGTTTGGCGGTGGGTTAGCCTTGAGCGCGCAATTTTCTAAAACCGGGTTGAGTTTGTGGATCGGGCATTTAGTTTCTGGCTTTTCGCACTTACCGATTTTATTCATTATTTTCATGGTAACTTTAATGGTCATTTTCTTAACCGAAATCACTTCTAACACCGCCACCGCTGCGGCGTTTTTACCGGTGATTGGAGGGGTTGCGATGGGCATGGGTTATGAAAATCATCAGAGCTTGTTATTGACCATTCCTGTAGCCTTGAGCGCGACTTGTGCGTTCATGCTCCCTGTAGCCACCCCACCCAATGCGATAGCTTATGGCTCTGGGTATGTTAAAATAACGGACATGATTAAAGCCGGTTTGTGGCTTAATCTGGTAGGCGTTGTTTTGATTAGCGCGTTTAGCTATTTTTTAGTTTCGCTGGTATTTAATTGA
- a CDS encoding phosphatidate cytidylyltransferase, translated as MKEELFKEKSRYITGFVLIIVAGLILYADNLLLFWAVLGGVYVAGFSEALRLFQVKASFSLYLVLVLSWVAAYFNGHPIECALISAMVMASIIAYQKVHHSEAILPFLYPGVGFFALFGVYKDFGAVAIIWLLVVVVASDVGAFFGGKLLGKTPFTPTSPNKTLEGALIGVVLASVLGSFVGMGKLSGGFLMALLFSFLIALVAVFGDLYESYLKRKVGIKDSGKILPGHGGVLDRLDSMLFGALSLHVLLYFLEVWKETAVFLGD; from the coding sequence GTGAAAGAAGAGTTATTTAAAGAAAAATCTCGTTACATTACAGGGTTTGTTTTAATCATTGTGGCAGGCTTGATTTTGTATGCGGACAATTTGTTGTTGTTTTGGGCGGTTTTAGGGGGGGTTTATGTGGCAGGGTTTTCTGAAGCGTTAAGACTATTTCAAGTTAAAGCGAGCTTTAGCCTGTATCTTGTTTTAGTGTTGTCATGGGTAGCGGCGTATTTTAACGGGCACCCTATAGAATGCGCTCTTATTAGCGCGATGGTCATGGCTAGCATCATCGCTTATCAAAAAGTGCACCATAGCGAAGCCATTTTACCCTTTTTATACCCGGGCGTTGGGTTTTTTGCGCTTTTTGGGGTTTATAAGGATTTTGGTGCGGTAGCGATCATTTGGCTTTTAGTCGTGGTGGTTGCAAGCGATGTGGGGGCGTTTTTTGGAGGTAAGCTTTTAGGCAAAACCCCTTTCACGCCCACTTCGCCGAATAAAACCTTAGAGGGCGCGTTGATTGGCGTGGTTTTGGCGAGCGTTTTAGGATCGTTTGTGGGCATGGGGAAATTGAGTGGGGGCTTTCTTATGGCGCTTTTATTCAGCTTTTTAATCGCCCTTGTGGCGGTGTTTGGGGATTTGTATGAAAGCTATTTGAAACGAAAGGTCGGGATCAAAGATAGCGGTAAGATTTTACCTGGGCATGGGGGCGTTTTAGACCGATTGGATTCCATGCTTTTTGGGGCTTTAAGCTTGCATGTGTTGTTGTATTTTTTAGAAGTTTGGAAAGAAACGGCGGTGTTTTTAGGGGATTGA
- the dxr gene encoding 1-deoxy-D-xylulose-5-phosphate reductoisomerase, with product MVVLGSTGSIGKNALKIAKKFKVKIEALSCGKNIALINEQIKVFKPKKVAILDPNDLNGLEPLGAKVFVGLEGVDAMIEECVSNLVINAIVGVAGLRASFKSLQTNKKLALANKESLVSAGHLLDISQITPIDSEHFGLWALLQNKALKPKSLIISASGGAFRDTPLELIPIQNAQNALKHPNWSMGSKITIDSASMVNKLFEILETYWLFGASLKIDALIERSSIVHALVEFEDNSIIAHLASADMQLPISYAIDSKLASLSASIKPLDLYALSAIKFEPISMERYTLWRYKDLLLENPKLGVVLNASNEVAIEKFLSKEIAFGGLIKTISQALESYAKTPFKLSNLDEVLALDKEVRERFGNVARV from the coding sequence ATGGTTGTTTTAGGAAGCACCGGCTCTATTGGGAAAAACGCCCTAAAAATCGCAAAAAAATTCAAGGTAAAAATAGAAGCCTTGAGCTGTGGGAAAAATATCGCTTTAATCAATGAGCAAATCAAAGTTTTCAAACCCAAGAAAGTGGCGATTTTAGATCCTAACGATTTGAATGGCTTAGAGCCTTTGGGCGCGAAAGTGTTTGTGGGGCTAGAGGGCGTTGATGCGATGATAGAAGAGTGCGTTTCAAATTTAGTCATTAACGCCATTGTGGGCGTGGCTGGATTGAGGGCGAGCTTTAAAAGCTTACAAACCAACAAAAAACTAGCCCTAGCGAATAAAGAAAGCTTGGTGAGCGCGGGGCATTTATTAGACATTTCACAAATCACGCCCATTGACAGCGAGCATTTTGGTTTGTGGGCGTTGTTGCAAAACAAGGCTTTAAAGCCTAAATCCTTAATCATTAGCGCGAGTGGGGGGGCTTTCAGGGACACGCCTTTAGAACTCATTCCTATTCAAAACGCGCAAAACGCGCTCAAGCACCCTAATTGGAGCATGGGATCTAAAATCACCATTGATTCAGCGAGCATGGTCAATAAGCTTTTTGAAATCCTAGAAACTTATTGGCTTTTTGGCGCGTCTTTGAAGATTGATGCGCTGATTGAAAGGAGTTCTATCGTGCATGCTTTGGTGGAGTTTGAAGATAACTCTATCATCGCGCATTTGGCAAGCGCGGACATGCAATTACCTATAAGCTATGCGATCGATTCGAAGTTGGCTTCTTTGAGCGCTTCTATCAAACCCCTAGATTTATACGCTTTAAGCGCGATTAAATTTGAACCCATTAGCATGGAGCGCTACACTTTGTGGCGTTATAAAGACTTGTTGTTGGAAAACCCAAAGCTTGGCGTAGTGCTGAATGCGAGCAATGAGGTGGCGATAGAGAAGTTTTTGAGCAAAGAAATTGCTTTTGGTGGGCTTATCAAAACCATTTCTCAAGCCCTAGAATCATACGCTAAAACGCCTTTCAAGCTCTCTAATTTAGATGAAGTGCTGGCGTTGGATAAAGAAGTTAGGGAGCGTTTTGGAAATGTAGCGAGAGTGTAG
- a CDS encoding beta-1,4-N-acetylgalactosamyltransferase: MHPTLTLPNPTHSGYFDYDKKSQNPKSPLNPWAFIRVKNEIVTLEESLFSMLPAIQRGVIGFNDCDDGSKEVILEFCKKFPSFIPISYPYEVILKDCPSLWHQFYHYSNYTLSFIPKNEWVIKIDCDHIYDAKKLYESFYIPKSIKEVVMYSRINFVVQDFEVFMRNDGDFGFLDAWGDHWLFYNDCEPFEIWQYNGDAYETLKLKDKHHIKDKELVQWHFPLAKKRRNALVYNDLIPLKDFKKHHADLIGTRIEESMLDEKRILEMYQKFNLAKE; the protein is encoded by the coding sequence ATCCATCCCACTTTAACTCTACCCAATCCCACGCATTCAGGTTATTTTGACTATGATAAAAAAAGTCAAAACCCTAAAAGCCCTCTAAACCCATGGGCTTTTATTAGAGTCAAAAATGAAATCGTTACTTTAGAAGAGAGTTTGTTTTCTATGCTTCCTGCCATTCAAAGGGGGGTCATTGGTTTTAATGATTGCGATGATGGCTCTAAAGAAGTGATTTTAGAGTTTTGTAAAAAGTTCCCCTCATTTATCCCTATCAGCTATCCTTATGAAGTCATACTAAAGGATTGCCCGAGTTTGTGGCACCAATTTTATCATTACTCTAATTATACGCTTTCTTTTATCCCTAAAAATGAGTGGGTTATCAAAATTGATTGCGATCATATTTATGACGCTAAAAAACTTTATGAAAGTTTTTATATCCCTAAGAGCATTAAAGAGGTTGTGATGTATTCGCGCATTAATTTTGTGGTGCAAGATTTTGAGGTGTTTATGCGTAATGATGGGGATTTTGGGTTTTTAGACGCATGGGGAGATCATTGGTTATTTTATAACGATTGTGAGCCTTTTGAAATTTGGCAATATAATGGTGATGCTTATGAAACTTTAAAGCTTAAAGATAAACACCATATTAAAGATAAAGAACTCGTGCAATGGCACTTCCCTTTAGCTAAAAAGAGGCGAAACGCTCTTGTTTATAATGATTTAATCCCTTTAAAAGATTTTAAAAAGCACCATGCCGATTTGATAGGCACAAGGATTGAAGAAAGCATGCTAGATGAAAAGAGAATTTTAGAAATGTATCAAAAATTCAATTTAGCGAAAGAATAG
- a CDS encoding YbhB/YbcL family Raf kinase inhibitor-like protein, whose product MKTFEVMIQTDSQGYLDAKFGGNAPRGFLNPNGLPTYSPKISWQKVEGAQSYALELIDHDAQKVCGMSFVHWVVGNISYNVLEENASMMDKRITQGVNSLTQGFIRSSLNESEKQRSNLNNSVYIGPMPPNGDHHYLIQVYALDIPKLALKAPFFLGDLHDKMRGHIIAIGRKEFLYKQFVRK is encoded by the coding sequence ATGAAAACTTTTGAAGTAATGATTCAAACCGATTCGCAAGGGTATTTGGACGCTAAATTTGGCGGTAACGCTCCTAGAGGGTTTCTCAATCCAAACGGCTTACCCACTTATTCGCCTAAAATCTCATGGCAAAAAGTAGAAGGCGCTCAAAGCTATGCGTTAGAACTCATCGATCATGACGCTCAAAAAGTGTGCGGCATGTCATTTGTCCATTGGGTCGTGGGCAATATTTCTTATAATGTTTTAGAAGAAAACGCTTCCATGATGGATAAAAGGATTACTCAAGGGGTCAATTCGCTCACTCAAGGCTTTATCCGTTCTTCTCTTAATGAAAGCGAAAAACAACGTTCCAATCTCAATAACAGCGTATATATCGGTCCCATGCCCCCTAATGGCGATCACCATTACTTAATTCAGGTGTATGCCCTAGACATTCCTAAACTCGCCTTAAAAGCCCCTTTTTTCTTAGGCGATTTGCATGACAAAATGCGCGGGCATATCATCGCCATAGGGAGAAAGGAATTTTTATACAAGCAGTTTGTGAGGAAATAG
- a CDS encoding helix-turn-helix domain-containing protein: MESKINRLSAKIDALLEQQKRVISLLEAYLSVYPTQEASNKFFKSVSQGMELAPEIAQEDEEKRLYVLQYLSHVDITKNKQDSQLKKDCLEFIQRFNVPKPIMVTALYNLRGIKPTKKEVAKQLQKLYVWEKRYQQGGIDALKGRRGRPLKKP; this comes from the coding sequence ATGGAAAGTAAAATAAATCGTTTGAGTGCCAAGATAGATGCATTATTGGAACAGCAAAAAAGGGTGATTTCTTTACTAGAAGCTTATTTGAGCGTTTATCCCACCCAAGAGGCTTCAAATAAGTTTTTTAAAAGCGTTAGTCAAGGGATGGAGTTAGCCCCAGAAATCGCACAAGAAGATGAAGAAAAACGCCTTTATGTGTTGCAATATTTAAGCCATGTAGATATTACTAAAAACAAGCAAGACTCCCAGCTCAAAAAAGATTGTTTGGAATTTATCCAAAGGTTTAATGTCCCAAAGCCCATTATGGTTACCGCTCTTTATAACCTTAGGGGCATTAAGCCCACTAAAAAAGAAGTAGCGAAGCAATTGCAAAAACTCTATGTGTGGGAGAAGCGTTACCAACAAGGGGGGATAGACGCTTTAAAAGGCAGGCGTGGGAGACCCCTTAAAAAACCTTAA